Proteins encoded together in one Sylvia atricapilla isolate bSylAtr1 chromosome 2, bSylAtr1.pri, whole genome shotgun sequence window:
- the LOC136374896 gene encoding olfactory receptor 52I2-like, translating to MASDPFNRSSFSFILVGVPGLEAFPTCLGILFCSAYVLAVVGNGAVLLVLGLDRALQAPSHRLLAMLALTDVLMVSSVVPKMLGVLWLGSAEIGAAACFVQMFLVHTLTAVESGVLLAMAADRYVAVCHPLRYQGVLGGPAVTRLGLAVVLRAVLGMAPLSGLVTALPYCGPRVVPHSYCEHMAVAGLACASARPSRLYSLAWSSLIVGTDLALIAVSYGMILRAALAKEHCRRALSTCGCHLSVVLLFYVPGIVSIFCQHFSGTVSAGTQVLLADLYLAVPAVLNPLVYSLRSRQIRTALLRALRPSSGCA from the coding sequence ATGGCTTCCGATCCCTTCAACAGgagctccttctccttcatccTGGTGGGTGTCCCTGGCCTGGAAGCTTTCCCCACCTGCCTGGGCATCCTTTTCTGCTCGGCCTACGTGCTGGCCGTGGTGGGGAACGGGGCAgttctgctggtgctggggctggaccGGGCGCTGCAGGCGCCCAGCCATcgcctgctggccatgctggcgCTCACCGACGTGCTGATGGTGAGCTCCGTGGTGCCCAAGATGCTGGGCGTGCTGTGGCTGGGCTCCGCCGAGATCGGCGCCGCGGCCTGCTTCGTGCAGATGTTCCTGGTGCACACCCTGACGGCCGTGGAGTCGGGCGTGCTGCTGGCCATGGCCGCCGACCGCTACGTGGCCGTGTGCCACCCGCTGAGGTACCAGGGCGTCCTGGGCGGCCCCGCGGTGACACGGCTGGGGCTGGCCGTCGTGCTGAGGGCCGTGCTGGGCATGGCGCCGCTGTCGGGGCTGGTGACGGCGCTGCCCTACTGCGGGCCCCGCGTGGTGCCGCACTCCTACTGCGAGCACATGGCCGTGGCCGGCCTGGCCTGCGCCAGCGCCCGGCCCAGCCGCCTCTACAGCCTGGCCTGGTCCTCCCTGATCGTGGGCACGGACCTGGCTCTCATCGCCGTGTCCTACGGGATGATCCTGAGGGCAGCGCTGGCCAAGGAGCACTGCCGCAGGGCCCTGAGCACCTGCGGGTGCCACCTCAGCGTGGTGCTGCTCTTCTACGTCCCCGGCATCGTCTCCATTTTCTGCCAGCACTTCTCTGGCACCGTGTCCGCGGGCACACAGGTGCTGCTGGCGGACCTGTACCTGGCCGTGCCCGCCGTGCTCAACCCGCTGGTGTACAGCCTGAGGAGCCGGCAGATCCGCACGGCTCTGCTCAGGGCGCTCCGGCCCAGCAGCGGCTGTGCCTGA